In one window of Juglans regia cultivar Chandler chromosome 3, Walnut 2.0, whole genome shotgun sequence DNA:
- the LOC118348039 gene encoding uncharacterized protein LOC118348039 — protein MEMAHFEVERYFKDSADLPELSHLFPPVINENDVARLREEPVEVEVFEALSSISADSSPGLDGFGLAFYLACWHFIKEDVMKVVKEFYKGEVFPRVYASSFIVLIPKIKNPQNFDKFRRINLRNVIYKVFSKILVARLSLFLEKIISQEQEIFVK, from the coding sequence ATGGAGATGGCCCATTTTGAGGTGGAGCGTTATTTTAAGGATTCGGCTGACTTGCCTGAGCTTAGCCATTTGTTCCCTCCAGTTATTAATGAAAATGATGTCGCTAGACTGAGAGAGGAACCCGTAGAAGTGGAAGTCTTTGAGGCATTATCTTCCATTTCAGCAGACAGCAGCCCAGGGCTAGATGGTTTTGGCTTAGCTTTTTATTTAGCTTGTTGGCACTTTATTAAAGAAGACGTGATGAAAGTTGTGAAGGAGTTCTACAAGGGTGAGGTCTTTCCTAGAGTTTACGCTTCGTCgtttattgttcttattccaaagataaaaaatcctcaaaatttcGATAAGTTCCGACGAATCAATCTTCGTAATGTAATCTACAAAGTGTTCTCAAAGATCTTGGTTGCTAGATTATCattgtttcttgaaaaaattatttcgcAAGAACAAGAAATTTTTGTGAAATGA
- the LOC109010029 gene encoding zinc finger protein 10-like, with translation MDQAQYRMWAAKRKHCWNSHIQASTSPFYNNNSWEEQAFAEDAAGPLGGCIWPPRSYSCSFCRREFRSAQALGGHMNVHRRDRARLKQSPSSYNETLNQNHNHNSIQNSITYPSQVCTLVYNPNPNFADPGIMVSPSSPSRVSAPPTHENFSAQAFNRPHASAAVQEHQKRLRISSPPSWSNLVADKYSYCISDLKTEEAKSSRFLESGYRPAKGDYVTTDLSVSMNLFVCRAHPTVPGGMEEISTVGCKRKRTDQASTLPFFLKPRSVDRQYLHSKELGVSPNSIEDLDLELRLGDPPQVK, from the coding sequence ATGGATCAAGCGCAATATCGGATGTGGGCGGCGAAGAGGAAGCACTGTTGGAATTCTCACATTCAGGCATCGACGAGCCCTTTTTACAATAATAATTCATGGGAAGAGCAAGCTTTTGCGGAAGATGCAGCGGGTCCTTTAGGAGGGTGCATATGGCCTCCGCGTTCTTATTCTTGCAGTTTTTGCAGAAGAGAATTTCGGTCAGCTCAAGCTTTAGGGGGTCACATGAATGTTCACAGGAGGGACAGAGCTAGACTAAAGCAGTCTCCAAGTTCTTACAATGAAACTCTCAATCAAAACCATAATCACAACTCCATCCAGAATTCCATTACATACCCATCCCAAGTTTGTACCCTGGTTtataaccctaaccctaattttGCTGATCCTGGTATTATGGTATCCCCATCTTCACCTTCTAGGGTTTCAGCTCCACCAACTCATGAAAATTTTAGTGCGCAAGCCTTCAACCGCCCTCATGCTTCTGCTGCCGTCCAGGAACACCAAAAGAGGCTCCGTATTTCTTCCCCTCCTTCATGGTCAAATTTGGTTGCCGACAAATATAGCTATTGTATTTCCGATCTGAAAACTGAAGAAGCTAAAAGTTCAAGATTTCTAGAATCAGGGTATAGGCCGGCTAAAGGGGATTATGTCACAACTGATTTGTCTGTGAGCATGAATTTGTTTGTCTGTCGAGCTCACCCGACAGTGCCTGGGGGTATGGAGGAGATCAGTACTGTCGGTTGTAAAAGAAAGAGAACTGATCAGGCGTCGACGTTACCTTTCTTCCTAAAGCCAAGATCAGTTGATAGACAATATCTACACTCGAAGGAGCTCGGAGTAAGCCCTAACTCCATAGAAGACTTAGATCTTGAGCTCAGGCTTGGTGACCCGCCTCAGGTAAAGTAG